A single region of the Candidatus Marinarcus aquaticus genome encodes:
- a CDS encoding copper chaperone PCu(A)C, protein MKKTVFSLLLATASLFASGIEIDDAYVRATPPNLPNSAAFMKIENDTKQDVALLWAKSDAANVVELHTHDMKDGVMKMYQVPQIDIKADSETLLQPGGYHIMLIDLKQKPLKEGDKVTLTLGFSNGDEKTITVPVKTVMNGMMNHKNMSHGNMK, encoded by the coding sequence ATGAAAAAAACTGTTTTTAGTTTATTGTTAGCAACCGCTTCACTTTTTGCTTCTGGCATTGAAATTGATGATGCTTATGTAAGAGCAACTCCACCCAACCTTCCAAACTCTGCTGCGTTTATGAAAATTGAAAATGACACAAAACAAGATGTGGCACTTTTATGGGCAAAATCAGATGCAGCCAATGTTGTAGAGTTGCATACACATGATATGAAAGATGGTGTCATGAAAATGTACCAAGTACCACAAATTGATATCAAAGCAGATTCAGAAACACTTCTTCAACCAGGTGGTTATCACATCATGCTTATTGATTTAAAACAAAAACCATTAAAAGAGGGAGATAAAGTAACATTGACTCTTGGCTTCTCAAATGGCGATGAAAAAACCATCACTGTTCCAGTTAAAACAGTTATGAATGGCATGATGAATCACAAAAATATGTCTCATGGAAATATGAAATAA
- a CDS encoding Fur family transcriptional regulator, which translates to MEALQELIDNSNLKMTTARVAILELLTQANRPLCYEDIKAKLKMDKATFYRNILKFEEESIINSFESNDKKRYYEMHKTPHAHFICSSCSKIECIKEQNIQLPGYTVENIIIKGICPACRN; encoded by the coding sequence ATGGAAGCACTACAAGAACTCATTGATAACAGCAATTTAAAAATGACCACCGCTCGTGTTGCCATTTTGGAACTGCTCACACAAGCGAATCGACCTTTATGTTATGAAGACATAAAAGCCAAACTGAAAATGGACAAAGCGACTTTTTATAGAAATATTTTAAAGTTTGAAGAGGAGAGTATCATCAACTCTTTTGAATCCAATGATAAAAAAAGATACTACGAAATGCATAAAACACCTCATGCTCACTTTATTTGTTCTTCATGTTCTAAAATAGAGTGCATTAAAGAGCAAAACATTCAACTGCCTGGATATACCGTTGAAAATATTATTATAAAAGGTATTTGTCCTGCTTGTAGAAATTAA
- a CDS encoding metal ABC transporter solute-binding protein, Zn/Mn family, with product MKKISVIVLLMLSFISLHALEVTTSILPQKYFIEKIAQDKVKVNVMVKKGFSPATYEPKTSQMKKLASSTLYFSIGVPFEQVWLERFKSANSSLVVIDTAKGIQKRTMPKHTHHEEDAHEEDAHEGHDHDEHAHEEEKEHHDQEHHEDEEEHHDAHEHGGLDPHVWLDPILVKVQAKNIYKALVKYDAKNSAFYQKNYEDFIQELDRLYSELKNVLKPVEHKAFMVFHPSWGYFAQRFDLEQIAVEVEGKEPKPNQLVELIEEAKEHEIKIVFVAPQFSQKSAKVIAQNIKGNVVVIDPLNESWYTSMIETAQAIVKSYQ from the coding sequence ATGAAAAAAATTTCAGTTATTGTTTTATTAATGTTGAGTTTCATCTCACTGCATGCCCTTGAAGTAACCACAAGTATTCTTCCACAGAAATATTTTATAGAGAAAATTGCACAAGACAAAGTCAAAGTCAATGTGATGGTAAAAAAAGGTTTTTCACCTGCTACATATGAACCCAAAACTTCACAAATGAAAAAATTGGCTTCTTCCACACTTTACTTTTCAATTGGTGTGCCGTTTGAACAAGTCTGGTTAGAGCGATTTAAATCGGCAAACAGTTCACTTGTAGTCATTGATACTGCAAAAGGGATTCAAAAACGAACCATGCCAAAGCATACTCACCATGAAGAGGATGCTCATGAAGAGGATGCTCATGAAGGGCATGACCATGATGAACATGCGCATGAAGAGGAGAAAGAGCATCATGATCAGGAACACCATGAAGACGAAGAAGAACATCATGATGCACATGAACATGGTGGTTTAGATCCACATGTGTGGTTGGATCCTATTTTGGTCAAAGTGCAAGCAAAAAATATCTATAAAGCCTTGGTGAAATATGATGCAAAAAACAGTGCGTTTTATCAAAAAAATTATGAAGACTTTATTCAAGAGTTGGACCGACTTTACAGCGAACTTAAAAACGTTTTAAAACCTGTAGAACACAAAGCATTTATGGTCTTTCATCCTTCATGGGGATATTTCGCACAACGGTTTGATTTGGAACAAATTGCCGTTGAAGTTGAAGGAAAAGAGCCTAAACCAAATCAATTGGTTGAACTCATTGAAGAGGCCAAAGAGCATGAGATAAAAATTGTATTTGTGGCTCCTCAATTTTCACAAAAGAGTGCAAAAGTGATTGCTCAAAACATCAAAGGCAATGTGGTTGTAATAGACCCGCTTAATGAAAGTTGGTACACCAGTATGATTGAAACGGCTCAAGCCATTGTTAAATCCTATCAATAG
- a CDS encoding nickel/cobalt transporter: protein MLKLFIAFILTQSMLFACALCNMYSPETKVSVEVVSTDNTIENLKFNWEFSDPFTQQLIEIYDSNLNGMLEAKELKLIEQALIDYIQPKSFLTHISYGNIINKEKSDPFKVVSHHLYMKENLLQFAYSLKVNYPILNDYVLFIKVNDDEEYFLLIMDPHTQRFEHTSSINQIVSKQAVLFSISQRTAVQNQTAATISDEKVKQKQAASSQTYLDYFTNIVKANLQKVKQGDLWALITLMFISFIYGVVHAIGPGHGKALTFAYFSAYKRSYFKAFVISLCTAFVHIVGAIILVMVSYFILNTFLNRFVSDALFWLTNISAVMIMVLALYIFVLKYKKNSCSCCSCASHTHGENKKRDLYFVLTAGLIPCAGTVILFIYAFILKTYLAVILAAVFISLGMAVVIFASSFLGVSLHKLSNQSHKITRILEMGSPVVMFILGMLLLLSTLL, encoded by the coding sequence ATGTTAAAACTTTTTATTGCTTTTATTCTTACACAAAGTATGCTCTTTGCGTGTGCTTTGTGTAACATGTACTCTCCTGAAACCAAAGTGAGTGTGGAGGTTGTCTCAACCGATAATACTATTGAAAATTTAAAGTTCAATTGGGAGTTCTCAGACCCTTTTACTCAACAACTTATTGAGATATATGACAGCAACTTAAATGGTATGCTTGAAGCAAAAGAGTTGAAGCTTATCGAACAAGCATTGATTGATTATATTCAACCCAAATCTTTTTTAACACATATCTCGTATGGCAACATAATTAACAAAGAAAAATCAGACCCATTCAAAGTGGTTTCGCACCATCTTTATATGAAAGAGAATCTCTTGCAGTTTGCGTACTCATTAAAAGTGAATTATCCCATCTTAAATGATTATGTTTTATTTATAAAAGTCAATGATGATGAAGAGTACTTTTTATTGATAATGGATCCTCATACTCAACGGTTTGAACACACAAGTTCTATCAATCAGATAGTAAGCAAACAAGCCGTACTCTTCTCTATATCGCAACGTACTGCTGTACAAAATCAAACAGCAGCAACAATCAGTGATGAAAAAGTGAAACAAAAACAAGCAGCTTCATCGCAAACGTATCTGGACTACTTTACTAATATCGTCAAAGCCAATCTTCAAAAAGTGAAACAAGGAGATCTCTGGGCACTCATAACTTTAATGTTCATCTCTTTTATTTATGGGGTGGTCCATGCCATTGGACCAGGACATGGAAAGGCATTGACTTTTGCTTATTTCAGTGCCTATAAAAGGTCCTATTTCAAAGCTTTTGTCATTTCACTTTGCACTGCTTTTGTGCATATTGTGGGCGCGATTATATTGGTGATGGTGTCCTATTTTATTTTGAATACATTTTTAAACCGTTTTGTAAGTGACGCACTCTTTTGGTTGACCAATATTTCTGCTGTGATGATTATGGTATTGGCTTTGTATATATTTGTTCTTAAATATAAAAAAAACAGTTGCAGTTGTTGTTCATGTGCTTCACATACGCATGGTGAGAATAAAAAAAGAGATCTCTACTTTGTCTTAACAGCAGGTTTGATTCCTTGTGCAGGTACCGTGATACTATTTATTTATGCTTTTATTTTAAAAACTTATCTGGCAGTCATTTTAGCCGCTGTGTTTATCAGCTTGGGAATGGCGGTGGTGATTTTTGCCTCCTCTTTTTTGGGAGTCAGTCTTCATAAGTTGAGCAACCAATCTCATAAAATCACACGAATTTTAGAGATGGGTTCACCTGTTGTAATGTTTATCTTAGGTATGTTACTGTTGCTTTCAACGTTGCTTTAA
- a CDS encoding exodeoxyribonuclease III: MDLKLVSWNVNGIRAVDKKEALKWIDEHQIDILALQEIKAEKEQIPKTIFNKEYAHIQVNSSSRKGQSGTALFTDITPTFISETPHVDILNEGRINEFHFENIAFFNVYFPNGQSKEERLVYKLEFYERFLEYINTLRKEGKSIIVCGDVNTAHTEIDLARPKANEETSGFLPIERAWIDKLLEHGYVDTFRHINGNEPNHYSWWSYRANARANNVGWRIDYFFVSDDLKDRIKNAYIMPDIFGSDHCPVALEIAL, encoded by the coding sequence ATGGATTTAAAACTGGTTTCTTGGAACGTCAATGGTATTCGTGCGGTTGATAAGAAAGAGGCATTGAAATGGATTGATGAACACCAAATTGATATCTTAGCCCTACAAGAGATAAAGGCAGAAAAAGAGCAGATACCCAAGACTATTTTCAATAAAGAGTATGCGCACATTCAAGTCAACTCTTCAAGCAGAAAAGGACAATCTGGAACGGCACTGTTTACAGATATCACCCCCACATTTATAAGTGAAACACCCCATGTAGATATTTTAAATGAGGGACGAATCAACGAATTTCATTTTGAGAATATCGCGTTTTTTAATGTCTATTTCCCCAACGGTCAAAGCAAAGAAGAGCGTTTGGTCTATAAGTTAGAATTTTATGAAAGATTTTTAGAATATATTAACACTTTAAGAAAAGAAGGAAAGTCTATCATTGTGTGTGGGGATGTCAATACCGCTCATACCGAAATAGACCTCGCTCGCCCAAAAGCCAATGAAGAGACCTCTGGTTTTTTACCCATTGAAAGAGCTTGGATTGACAAACTTTTAGAGCACGGTTATGTGGACACATTTAGACACATCAATGGCAATGAACCCAATCACTACAGCTGGTGGAGTTATCGTGCGAATGCTCGAGCCAATAATGTGGGATGGAGAATTGATTACTTCTTTGTCAGTGATGACTTAAAAGACAGAATCAAAAATGCCTACATCATGCCCGATATTTTTGGAAGCGACCACTGCCCTGTTGCTTTAGAGATCGCACTTTAA
- a CDS encoding carbon-nitrogen hydrolase family protein, translated as MDIKNIDKIELEYLKVEDHQSICELMHHEYRHLDDSSWTHEEFSALINKFPKGQVGIKIDGEFAGFALCIIVNYSDFEDTHSYKEITADYTFETHDDDGDMLYGIDIFISKKFRGLRLGRRLYDFRKELCEELNLKGIIFGGRIPNYGNYAQEMSPKEYIQKVKDKEIHDPVLNFQLSNDFYVKRVIKNYLEGDIQSCEFAVLLAWNNIYYTKPHKNPTSQKTVIRLGLIQWQVRPYKVIDEVLEQAEYFVNAVSNYRSDFALFPEFFNAPLMAAYNHMDEADAIRELASYTERFKNEFSALAIKYNINIITGSMPELIDGELYNVGFLCKRDGEVEKYAKLHVTPDEQKVWGLKGANILKTYDTDCGKIGVLICYDSEFPELSRLLANDGMEILFVPFLTDTQNGYSRVKLCAQARAIENECYVAIAGCVGNLPKVQNMDIQYAQSAVFTPCDFAFPANGIKAESTPNTEMILIADVDLELLKELHSFGSVNNLKDRREDLYKVIRIEK; from the coding sequence ATGGACATTAAAAACATTGATAAAATTGAATTAGAGTATTTAAAAGTTGAAGACCATCAAAGCATATGTGAACTGATGCATCACGAGTATCGACACTTAGATGATTCCTCTTGGACACACGAAGAGTTTTCCGCCTTAATCAATAAGTTTCCCAAAGGGCAAGTAGGGATTAAAATTGATGGTGAGTTTGCAGGATTTGCTTTGTGTATTATTGTGAATTACAGTGATTTTGAAGACACACACTCTTACAAGGAGATTACAGCAGATTATACATTTGAAACACATGATGATGACGGAGACATGCTTTATGGTATTGATATTTTTATCAGTAAAAAGTTTCGAGGCTTAAGATTGGGACGACGTTTGTATGATTTTAGAAAAGAGTTGTGCGAAGAGTTGAACTTAAAAGGGATAATTTTTGGAGGACGCATTCCAAATTATGGAAATTATGCCCAAGAGATGTCGCCTAAAGAGTATATTCAAAAAGTAAAAGATAAAGAGATTCATGACCCGGTATTAAACTTTCAACTCTCAAATGACTTTTATGTGAAACGAGTCATTAAAAACTATTTGGAAGGGGACATACAAAGTTGTGAATTTGCTGTTTTATTGGCATGGAATAATATCTATTATACCAAACCACATAAAAACCCCACTTCTCAAAAAACGGTCATACGTTTAGGACTTATCCAATGGCAAGTACGACCTTATAAAGTCATTGATGAGGTACTTGAACAAGCCGAATATTTTGTTAATGCCGTTTCAAACTATCGAAGCGACTTTGCCCTGTTCCCAGAGTTTTTTAATGCCCCACTTATGGCTGCATACAACCACATGGATGAAGCCGATGCGATTCGAGAGTTGGCAAGTTATACGGAGCGTTTTAAAAATGAGTTCTCCGCACTGGCCATTAAATACAACATCAATATTATTACTGGAAGTATGCCTGAACTCATTGATGGAGAGCTATATAATGTTGGGTTTTTATGTAAACGAGATGGAGAAGTAGAGAAGTATGCCAAACTGCATGTCACGCCTGATGAACAAAAAGTATGGGGATTGAAAGGGGCCAATATTCTTAAAACCTATGATACCGATTGTGGAAAAATAGGTGTGCTTATTTGTTATGACAGTGAGTTTCCTGAACTGAGTCGATTGTTGGCCAATGATGGGATGGAAATTCTGTTTGTACCTTTTTTAACCGATACTCAAAATGGCTACTCCCGAGTCAAATTGTGTGCCCAAGCACGTGCCATTGAAAATGAGTGTTATGTTGCCATTGCTGGATGTGTGGGGAATTTGCCAAAAGTTCAAAATATGGATATACAGTATGCTCAAAGTGCGGTTTTTACGCCGTGTGATTTTGCTTTCCCTGCCAATGGAATTAAAGCTGAATCAACGCCAAACACCGAGATGATTCTTATTGCTGATGTGGACTTAGAGCTTTTAAAAGAGTTGCACAGTTTTGGAAGTGTGAACAACTTAAAAGACAGAAGAGAGGACTTATATAAGGTCATACGAATAGAAAAATAA